A single window of Luteipulveratus halotolerans DNA harbors:
- a CDS encoding replication-associated recombination protein A — protein sequence MVADDLFAASSGEVQGEAGTPPLAVRMRPRTLDEVRGQAEALRPGSPLRRLVEGARGAAGPLSAILWGPPGTGKTTLAHLVAGASDRTFVELSAINAGVKDVRSVMDQAARNRDLYGRQTVLFLDEIHRFSKAQQDALLPGVENRLVVLVAATTENPSFSVIAPLLSRSMLVRLTSLDDDDIARLIDDAVREERGLAGGFELADDARDHLVRMAGGDARMALTSLEAAAGVAEDAAPPGSDGPWPMTLAHVEQAVATAAVRYDRGGDQHYDVASALIKSMRGSDVDAALHYLARMLEAGEDPRFIARRIVIAASEDIGMADPTALQTAVAAMHAVAQIGMPEARIILGQAVVHNAVAPKSNASYAAVNAAIADVREGRGGAVPAHLRGSSYGGAARLGHGKGYRYSHDEPGGVGPQQFLPDGLQGEADYYHPTDRGWESTIGPRWQQLRRTIHDQDQN from the coding sequence GTGGTTGCAGACGACTTGTTCGCCGCATCGTCGGGCGAGGTGCAGGGCGAGGCCGGTACGCCGCCCCTCGCCGTGCGCATGCGCCCGCGAACGCTCGATGAGGTGCGCGGCCAGGCCGAGGCGCTGCGACCGGGCAGCCCGTTGCGGCGCCTCGTCGAAGGCGCTCGTGGTGCGGCGGGACCGCTCTCGGCGATCCTGTGGGGCCCGCCCGGCACCGGAAAGACCACGCTCGCGCACCTCGTGGCAGGGGCGAGCGACCGGACGTTCGTCGAGCTGTCCGCCATCAACGCCGGGGTCAAGGACGTGCGGTCCGTCATGGATCAGGCCGCGCGCAACCGCGATCTCTACGGCCGGCAGACGGTGCTGTTCCTCGACGAGATCCACCGCTTCAGCAAGGCCCAGCAGGACGCGCTGCTGCCGGGAGTCGAGAACCGCCTCGTCGTCCTCGTCGCCGCGACCACCGAGAACCCGTCGTTCAGCGTGATCGCCCCGCTGCTGTCCCGTTCGATGCTGGTGCGGCTCACCTCGCTCGACGACGACGACATCGCCCGCCTGATCGACGACGCCGTGCGCGAGGAGCGTGGGTTGGCAGGGGGTTTCGAGCTCGCCGACGACGCGCGCGACCACCTCGTCCGCATGGCCGGCGGCGACGCGCGGATGGCACTGACCTCGTTGGAGGCAGCCGCCGGCGTCGCCGAGGACGCGGCGCCGCCCGGGTCGGACGGGCCGTGGCCGATGACGCTCGCCCACGTCGAGCAGGCCGTTGCGACGGCCGCCGTGCGTTACGACCGCGGCGGCGACCAGCACTACGACGTCGCGAGCGCGCTCATCAAGTCGATGCGGGGCAGCGACGTCGACGCCGCACTGCACTACCTGGCCCGCATGCTCGAGGCGGGCGAGGACCCCCGCTTCATCGCCCGACGCATCGTGATCGCCGCGAGCGAGGACATCGGTATGGCCGATCCGACGGCGCTGCAGACGGCCGTCGCCGCCATGCATGCCGTCGCCCAGATCGGGATGCCGGAGGCGCGCATCATCCTGGGCCAGGCCGTGGTCCACAACGCCGTGGCACCCAAGTCCAACGCGAGCTATGCCGCGGTCAACGCCGCGATCGCCGACGTCCGCGAGGGTCGGGGAGGGGCCGTACCGGCGCATCTGCGCGGATCGAGCTACGGCGGTGCCGCGCGGCTGGGCCACGGCAAGGGCTACCGCTACAGCCACGACGAGCCCGGCGGTGTCGGGCCGCAGCAGTTCCTCCCGGACGGGCTCCAGGGCGAGGCCGACTACTACCACCCGACCGATCGCGGATGGGAGAGCACGATCGGTCCGCGGTGGCAGCAGCTGCGGCGCACCATCCACGACCAGGACCAGAACTGA
- a CDS encoding ABC transporter substrate-binding protein, translated as MRSTKAWALAVATTLTLTACGGQKVGSPPTEEIQQASAQLDPHAVGPASLPEGARKGGTVSFAFANVPETFDPTRAYYRDASSILSQLVVRSLTTWKVENGRSVLVPDLATDLGQQSKDGLTWTFTLKPGLKYADGTPIKAADVVYATKRSFATDELPDGPSYNIEYFKGGETYKGPFRDKGAFAGAEARGDRTVVFHLSKKWQTFPYYASFTQMSPIPEREESGSQYGRNPLASGPYMFDTYSKGRLRLQRNPHWDAASDPARRQLPDAFDIRFGADVSQTQESIVDSDGGAATTVNTDPIDADLVSRVKADAADRLVTGPDPCVTYFTLDTRSIPLAVRKAIARAYPYDAVRRAGGDTSLSASPATSYIAPQVPGFAKYDPPNHLTGEGNGDAAAARQMLTAAGKVGFRISYYYVNDDSREAQVNAVLKQRLERAGFEVDDKGVSKDVIRKKRSETDKGPVNTQMGPSGWCYDWPAGDSVYPPLFSTTVRTSGQSVGFLADSGLDAQMKRISALPVADQGSEWSSFDEHLARDVIPALPVSYGKATYLFGSKVHNVVNDPNRGWPDMAQIWVG; from the coding sequence ATGCGCTCGACCAAGGCCTGGGCCCTTGCTGTCGCCACGACCCTCACTCTGACCGCGTGCGGAGGCCAGAAGGTCGGGTCGCCGCCGACGGAGGAGATCCAGCAGGCATCGGCGCAGCTCGACCCGCACGCTGTCGGCCCGGCAAGCCTGCCCGAAGGCGCCCGCAAGGGCGGGACGGTGTCGTTCGCGTTCGCCAACGTCCCGGAGACGTTCGACCCGACGCGCGCGTACTACCGCGACGCCAGCTCCATCCTCAGCCAGCTGGTCGTCCGCAGCCTGACCACCTGGAAGGTCGAGAACGGCCGGTCGGTCCTCGTGCCAGATCTCGCGACCGACCTCGGCCAGCAGTCCAAGGACGGCCTCACCTGGACGTTCACCCTCAAGCCCGGGCTGAAGTACGCCGACGGCACGCCGATCAAGGCAGCGGACGTCGTCTACGCGACCAAGCGGTCGTTCGCCACCGACGAGCTGCCCGACGGGCCGTCGTACAACATCGAGTACTTCAAGGGCGGCGAGACCTACAAGGGTCCGTTCCGCGACAAGGGTGCGTTCGCGGGTGCCGAGGCGCGCGGTGACCGGACGGTCGTCTTCCACCTGAGCAAGAAGTGGCAGACGTTCCCGTACTACGCCTCGTTCACGCAGATGTCGCCGATCCCCGAGCGTGAGGAGAGTGGCTCGCAGTACGGCCGAAACCCGCTCGCGTCCGGTCCGTACATGTTCGACACCTACTCCAAGGGACGACTGCGGCTGCAGCGCAACCCGCACTGGGACGCCGCCTCCGACCCCGCGCGTCGCCAGCTGCCCGACGCCTTCGACATCCGGTTCGGCGCTGACGTGAGCCAGACCCAGGAGAGCATCGTCGACAGCGACGGGGGAGCGGCGACCACGGTCAACACCGACCCGATCGACGCCGACCTCGTGAGCCGTGTCAAGGCCGACGCCGCCGATCGGCTGGTCACCGGCCCCGACCCGTGCGTCACCTACTTCACGCTCGACACGCGCAGCATCCCGCTCGCCGTGCGCAAGGCGATCGCGCGCGCCTATCCGTACGACGCCGTGCGCCGAGCCGGGGGAGACACGTCGTTGTCCGCGTCGCCGGCGACTTCGTACATCGCGCCTCAGGTGCCCGGGTTCGCCAAGTACGACCCGCCCAACCACCTCACCGGCGAGGGCAACGGTGACGCTGCCGCAGCGCGCCAGATGCTCACGGCGGCCGGCAAGGTCGGTTTCAGGATCTCCTACTACTACGTCAACGACGACAGCCGTGAGGCGCAGGTCAACGCCGTGCTCAAGCAGCGGCTGGAGCGGGCCGGGTTCGAGGTCGACGACAAGGGCGTCTCCAAGGACGTCATCCGCAAGAAGCGGTCAGAGACCGACAAGGGCCCCGTCAACACGCAGATGGGGCCATCGGGCTGGTGCTACGACTGGCCGGCAGGCGACTCGGTCTACCCGCCCTTGTTCAGTACGACGGTGCGCACCAGCGGCCAGAGCGTCGGATTCCTCGCCGACAGCGGCCTCGACGCCCAGATGAAGCGCATCTCGGCCCTGCCGGTTGCCGACCAGGGTTCCGAGTGGAGCAGCTTCGACGAGCACCTCGCGCGGGACGTCATCCCCGCGCTGCCGGTGAGCTACGGCAAGGCGACCTACCTGTTCGGGTCCAAGGTGCACAACGTCGTCAACGACCCCAACCGCGGCTGGCCGGACATGGCCCAGATCTGGGTCGGCTGA
- a CDS encoding ABC transporter permease: MLVYILRRLILGISVLAAAITTTFIIFFLGPNDPAGALCGDKCTPERLESITKSLGLDKPVTEQFTQYAKGLVVGTETEVRKCDAPCFGWSYFQNRPVRDIVFEALPVTASLVAGGAIAYTTIALIFGVLAARQRATWVDRVIVGGSQLLGSIPYFVICLLFFLYVMVFWELVPRSSWTPLTDNPWKWFTGLLGVWIFFGVVQSTGYIRYVRASMIDTQGQDYVRTARSKGLTERTIATKHSLRAAIAPVVTLVGLNVAGEMSGTVITESIFGLPGMGRSAILAFQNGDLPVISGVVLVGCTFVVVINLIVDLLYGVVDPRVKLS, encoded by the coding sequence GTGCTCGTCTACATCCTCAGACGACTGATCCTCGGCATCAGCGTCCTCGCGGCCGCCATCACGACGACCTTCATCATCTTCTTCCTGGGGCCGAACGACCCTGCGGGAGCGCTCTGCGGTGACAAGTGCACCCCGGAGCGACTCGAGTCGATCACCAAGAGCCTCGGTCTCGACAAGCCCGTCACCGAGCAGTTCACCCAGTACGCCAAGGGTTTGGTCGTCGGCACGGAGACCGAGGTGCGCAAGTGCGACGCCCCGTGCTTCGGCTGGTCCTACTTCCAGAACCGCCCGGTGCGCGACATTGTCTTCGAGGCGCTCCCGGTGACCGCGTCCCTGGTCGCGGGAGGGGCAATCGCCTACACGACGATCGCGCTCATCTTCGGCGTGCTGGCGGCGAGACAACGCGCGACCTGGGTCGACCGGGTGATCGTCGGCGGCAGCCAGCTGCTCGGCTCGATCCCCTACTTCGTGATCTGCCTGCTGTTCTTCCTGTACGTGATGGTCTTCTGGGAGCTGGTTCCGCGGTCGAGCTGGACGCCCCTGACGGACAACCCGTGGAAGTGGTTCACCGGCCTGCTCGGCGTCTGGATCTTCTTCGGGGTCGTGCAGTCGACCGGATACATCCGGTACGTCCGTGCGAGCATGATCGACACTCAGGGTCAGGACTACGTCCGGACGGCCCGGTCCAAGGGACTCACGGAGCGCACGATCGCGACCAAGCACAGTCTGCGCGCTGCGATTGCACCAGTGGTCACGCTGGTCGGGCTCAACGTTGCTGGTGAGATGAGCGGAACAGTGATCACCGAGTCGATCTTCGGCCTGCCGGGAATGGGACGCTCGGCGATCCTTGCCTTCCAGAACGGCGACCTCCCTGTGATCTCAGGAGTCGTGCTGGTCGGCTGTACGTTCGTCGTCGTGATCAACCTGATCGTCGATCTTCTGTACGGAGTGGTGGACCCCCGCGTGAAGCTGTCATGA
- a CDS encoding ABC transporter ATP-binding protein encodes MSEQPSWTDHEPVIHPAKAGRPEPLLEVTDLKKHYPVREYEGLFPTKSVIKAVDGVSFEVAAGETLGLVGESGCGKTTTGRMITRLIDPTAGSIKFEGQEISKLKEKQLRPMRRNLQLIFQDPYQSLNPRQTVNTIVGTPLEIHNLVPKDKRKARVQELLELVGLNPEHVNRYPNEFSGGQRQRIGIARALAVEPRLIVADEPVSALDVSIQAQVMNLLEKLRKELNLAFVFVAHDLGVVRHFCDRVAVMYGGKIMEYGDRNDIYDNPQHPYTQTLLAAAPDINAVRDPARKHHAAAAGQEAV; translated from the coding sequence ATGAGTGAGCAGCCCAGCTGGACCGATCACGAGCCGGTCATCCACCCCGCGAAGGCGGGCCGCCCCGAGCCGTTGCTGGAGGTCACCGACCTCAAGAAGCACTACCCGGTGCGCGAGTACGAAGGTCTCTTCCCGACCAAGTCCGTAATCAAGGCCGTCGACGGCGTCTCGTTCGAGGTCGCTGCCGGCGAGACGCTCGGCCTGGTCGGCGAGTCCGGTTGTGGCAAGACGACGACCGGCCGCATGATCACCCGGCTGATCGACCCGACAGCGGGCTCGATCAAGTTCGAGGGTCAGGAGATCTCCAAGCTCAAGGAGAAGCAGCTGCGGCCGATGCGGCGCAACCTGCAGCTGATCTTCCAGGACCCGTACCAGTCGCTCAACCCGCGCCAGACGGTCAACACGATCGTCGGTACGCCCCTGGAGATCCACAACCTGGTGCCGAAGGACAAGCGCAAGGCGCGGGTCCAGGAGCTCCTCGAGCTGGTCGGGCTCAACCCTGAGCACGTCAACCGCTACCCGAACGAGTTCTCGGGTGGTCAGCGCCAGCGCATCGGTATCGCCCGAGCACTGGCGGTCGAGCCGCGGCTGATCGTGGCCGACGAGCCGGTGTCGGCTCTGGACGTCTCGATCCAGGCACAGGTGATGAACCTGCTCGAGAAGCTGCGCAAGGAGCTCAACCTGGCGTTCGTGTTCGTTGCTCACGACCTCGGCGTCGTGCGCCACTTCTGCGACCGGGTCGCCGTGATGTACGGCGGCAAGATCATGGAGTACGGCGACCGCAACGACATCTACGACAACCCGCAGCACCCGTACACCCAGACGCTGCTCGCCGCGGCCCCGGACATCAACGCCGTCCGTGACCCCGCGCGCAAGCACCACGCGGCTGCGGCCGGGCAGGAAGCGGTCTGA
- a CDS encoding ABC transporter permease yields the protein MSLGAGTEATMIAASEEDAANGPAPREGRSPMQIALERLRKDKIAMISLGVIIIFIIIAIFAPLLVKIVGVDDQPDNAALDFNGLPLFQTSGDHPFGVESGTGYDLFYKWAYGARPSLIIGIVAAALTVFFGAIMGLISGFLGGWVDRVINWFVDFILSLPFILMAIGLVPILINRFGNPDSLGFVPPERQANIRFAAIIFVLVFFSWPTVARLVRGEVLSLREREFVQAARSLGMPTGRVIRKELLPNLLGPILVNLSVLIPGFISAEAGLSYLGVGLQPPINSWGQTISAGAQQFDTYPLWMWIPAISVSLLVLALSLFGDAVSDAFNPQTRR from the coding sequence ATGAGTCTGGGAGCAGGCACCGAGGCGACGATGATCGCCGCGTCCGAGGAGGATGCCGCCAACGGCCCCGCTCCTCGCGAGGGACGCTCCCCGATGCAGATCGCTCTCGAGCGGCTGCGCAAGGACAAGATCGCGATGATCTCCCTCGGGGTCATCATCATCTTCATCATCATCGCGATCTTCGCGCCGCTGCTCGTCAAGATCGTGGGCGTCGACGACCAGCCCGACAACGCTGCGCTCGACTTCAACGGCCTTCCGCTCTTCCAGACCAGCGGTGACCACCCGTTCGGTGTCGAGTCCGGGACGGGCTACGACCTGTTCTACAAGTGGGCGTACGGCGCGCGTCCGTCGCTGATCATCGGCATCGTCGCGGCCGCCCTGACCGTGTTCTTCGGCGCGATCATGGGTCTCATCTCCGGCTTCCTCGGCGGCTGGGTCGACCGGGTCATCAACTGGTTCGTGGACTTCATCCTGTCGCTGCCGTTCATCCTGATGGCGATCGGACTCGTGCCGATCCTCATCAACCGGTTCGGCAACCCGGACAGCCTCGGTTTCGTGCCGCCCGAGCGGCAGGCCAACATCCGCTTCGCGGCCATCATCTTCGTGCTCGTGTTCTTCTCCTGGCCGACGGTCGCTCGACTCGTCCGCGGTGAGGTGCTCTCGCTGCGTGAGCGCGAGTTCGTCCAGGCGGCACGTTCTCTCGGGATGCCGACCGGACGGGTGATCCGCAAGGAGCTGCTGCCCAACCTGCTCGGACCGATCCTGGTCAACCTGTCGGTCCTCATCCCCGGCTTCATCTCAGCCGAGGCCGGCCTGTCCTATCTCGGCGTCGGCCTCCAGCCGCCCATCAACTCCTGGGGCCAGACGATCTCGGCCGGCGCCCAGCAGTTCGACACCTATCCGCTGTGGATGTGGATCCCGGCGATCAGCGTCTCACTGCTCGTCCTCGCGCTGAGCCTGTTCGGCGACGCCGTGTCCGACGCCTTCAACCCCCAGACCCGCCGCTGA
- a CDS encoding ABC transporter ATP-binding protein, with protein sequence MSTPAALEQDRPAAAGETVLKVEDLQVQFPTADGLVNAVNGLSYHVELGKTLAIVGESGSGKSVSSMAVMGLHDPKRTRMSGSIEVDGTELIGASQATIRKMRSRTVSMIFQDPQSSFHPFKKIGWQIAEAYLVHHKVSKKVAMERAVDMLDRVGIPNPKRRANQYPHEFSGGMRQRAMIALGLVNNPKLLIADEPTTALDVTVQAQILELLADLQEDFGSAIVLITHDLAVVSEVADDVMVMYGGRAVEYGTAHDVLVNPRHPYTWGLLGSIPKLSAQGSDLRPIRGLPPSLINLPTGCSFHPRCDFQERVGEPCIKTLPGLEPREPGSARLSRCHLPEPAEIFESEIAQTLE encoded by the coding sequence ATGAGCACCCCAGCAGCACTCGAGCAGGACAGGCCGGCCGCTGCGGGCGAGACCGTCCTGAAGGTCGAGGACCTCCAGGTGCAGTTCCCGACCGCGGACGGGCTCGTCAACGCCGTCAACGGTCTGAGCTATCACGTCGAGCTCGGCAAGACGTTGGCCATCGTCGGTGAGTCCGGCTCGGGCAAGTCGGTGTCGAGCATGGCCGTGATGGGTCTGCACGACCCCAAGCGCACCCGGATGAGCGGTTCGATCGAGGTCGACGGCACCGAGCTGATCGGGGCCTCGCAGGCCACGATCCGCAAGATGCGCAGCCGTACGGTCTCGATGATCTTCCAGGACCCGCAGAGCTCCTTCCACCCGTTCAAGAAGATCGGATGGCAGATCGCCGAGGCCTACCTGGTGCACCACAAGGTGTCCAAGAAGGTCGCGATGGAGCGCGCGGTCGACATGCTCGACCGTGTGGGCATCCCCAACCCGAAGCGCCGCGCCAACCAGTACCCGCACGAGTTCTCCGGTGGTATGCGGCAGCGCGCGATGATCGCCCTGGGGCTGGTCAACAACCCCAAGCTGCTCATCGCCGACGAGCCGACCACGGCTCTGGACGTGACGGTGCAGGCCCAGATCCTGGAGCTGCTCGCCGACCTGCAGGAGGACTTCGGCTCGGCGATCGTGCTGATCACGCACGACCTTGCCGTGGTGTCCGAGGTCGCCGACGACGTCATGGTGATGTACGGCGGTCGGGCGGTCGAGTACGGCACGGCGCACGACGTGCTCGTCAACCCGCGCCACCCCTACACCTGGGGCCTGCTGGGCTCGATCCCGAAGCTGTCGGCGCAGGGGAGCGACCTGCGCCCGATCCGCGGGCTGCCGCCGTCGTTGATCAACCTGCCCACCGGATGCTCGTTCCACCCTCGCTGCGACTTCCAGGAGCGGGTGGGGGAGCCTTGCATCAAGACCCTTCCCGGGCTGGAGCCCCGCGAGCCGGGCTCGGCGCGTCTGTCGCGCTGCCACCTGCCCGAACCCGCGGAGATCTTCGAGTCCGAGATCGCGCAGACCCTGGAGTGA
- a CDS encoding ABC transporter substrate-binding protein, translating to MRWTKVLAFTAAGAFALTACGGNDNDSTGNGSPGNQPTNEFAKVPASAALQPDAKGPAAVPAGAKKGGTLTLNAQSVPENTDPSTQYFQDTAMILRLTTRTLTQYKVQPDGKSVLVPDLATNLGEQSKDGLTWKFTLKKGLKYEDGTPIKASDIEYSVLRSFATEEMPGGPTYQMEYLKGGDTYKGPWKQPNVKFPGIESDDANGVITFHLAKKVQDFPYFASFTMFGGIPKAKDTKTNYQLKWVSTGPYKIQKYVKGSSLTLVKNTNWDAASDPARSQLPDTVQFNFGKDAAATAKAIMASNGPDATSLTYDGVDASVLKDATGAKKNQVASGPSPCVSWTSASLDTQKIPLEVRRAIQVAWPTRALMQATGLSQFDAAPGGSISAPQVPGFQDLKAEGQPVTAVGDPAKAKQMLQKAGKLGFTLSYYYTNDKESTKKAQAIRQPALEKAGFTVKAIGVPGSQLRAKIKDPEAPTNMGNGVGTGWCYDWPAGASIYPAIFSSKLAPNTGVGNVKDPALDKEMADIAALPIEQQGPKWSALDKKIREEIVPAVVMYAGKGSAIFGTKVHNVKIDPNAGVPDLANIWVG from the coding sequence ATGCGCTGGACCAAGGTCCTCGCGTTCACCGCGGCGGGTGCTTTCGCCCTCACGGCCTGCGGAGGTAACGACAACGACTCGACTGGCAACGGCTCGCCTGGCAATCAGCCGACGAACGAGTTCGCCAAGGTACCGGCCAGCGCCGCGCTTCAGCCCGACGCCAAGGGTCCGGCAGCCGTGCCCGCCGGAGCGAAGAAGGGTGGCACGCTCACCCTCAACGCCCAGTCGGTGCCGGAGAACACCGACCCGTCGACGCAGTACTTCCAGGACACGGCGATGATCCTGCGTCTGACCACCCGCACCCTGACGCAGTACAAGGTGCAGCCGGACGGCAAGTCGGTCCTCGTGCCCGACCTCGCCACCAACCTCGGTGAGCAGTCCAAGGACGGCCTCACCTGGAAGTTCACCCTCAAGAAGGGTCTGAAGTACGAGGACGGCACGCCGATCAAGGCGTCCGACATCGAGTACTCCGTGCTGCGCTCGTTCGCCACGGAGGAGATGCCGGGTGGGCCGACCTACCAGATGGAGTACCTGAAGGGTGGCGACACCTACAAGGGCCCGTGGAAGCAGCCCAACGTCAAGTTCCCGGGCATCGAGTCCGATGACGCCAACGGTGTCATCACCTTCCACCTGGCCAAGAAGGTCCAGGACTTCCCGTACTTCGCCTCGTTCACCATGTTCGGTGGCATTCCGAAGGCCAAGGACACCAAGACCAACTACCAGCTCAAGTGGGTCTCGACCGGTCCGTACAAGATCCAGAAGTACGTCAAGGGCTCCTCGTTGACCCTGGTCAAGAACACCAACTGGGACGCGGCGTCCGACCCCGCCCGCAGCCAGCTGCCCGACACCGTCCAGTTCAACTTCGGCAAGGACGCTGCGGCGACCGCCAAGGCGATCATGGCGAGCAACGGCCCCGATGCCACGTCGCTGACCTACGACGGTGTCGACGCCTCGGTCCTCAAGGACGCCACCGGCGCCAAGAAGAACCAGGTCGCCAGCGGCCCGAGCCCGTGCGTGAGCTGGACGAGCGCCTCGCTCGACACCCAGAAGATCCCGCTCGAGGTGCGTCGCGCGATCCAGGTCGCATGGCCGACGCGCGCGCTGATGCAGGCGACCGGTCTGTCGCAGTTCGACGCGGCTCCCGGCGGCTCGATCAGCGCCCCGCAGGTGCCCGGGTTCCAGGACCTGAAGGCCGAGGGTCAGCCGGTCACCGCTGTCGGTGACCCGGCCAAGGCCAAGCAGATGCTGCAGAAGGCCGGCAAGCTCGGCTTCACCCTGTCGTACTACTACACCAACGACAAGGAGTCGACCAAGAAGGCCCAGGCCATCCGCCAGCCCGCGCTGGAGAAGGCCGGCTTCACGGTCAAGGCGATCGGCGTCCCCGGCTCGCAGCTGCGCGCCAAGATCAAGGACCCGGAGGCCCCGACCAACATGGGCAACGGTGTCGGCACGGGCTGGTGCTACGACTGGCCGGCCGGAGCCTCGATCTACCCGGCGATCTTCAGCTCCAAGCTGGCCCCGAACACCGGTGTCGGCAATGTGAAGGACCCGGCCCTCGACAAGGAGATGGCCGACATCGCGGCTCTCCCGATCGAGCAGCAGGGCCCGAAGTGGAGCGCTCTCGACAAGAAGATCCGCGAGGAGATCGTCCCTGCGGTCGTCATGTACGCGGGCAAGGGCTCGGCGATCTTCGGCACCAAGGTGCACAACGTGAAGATCGACCCGAACGCGGGTGTCCCGGACCTGGCCAACATCTGGGTCGGCTGA